Genomic window (Gloeocapsa sp. DLM2.Bin57):
TAGGTGGTAGGGGTGGTAACCCTCTGCAAAATGCCTTTGAGTTTTATTACGCTAAAAACCCCCTAATTAAGCTAAGAGGAGCTTTAGGGGGTTTAAAAGTCACTAGCGCTTATTATGGTGAACTTTGGCGCAATATCGGCTTAATTAAGCGGGGATGGCGACGAGCACAAAAATATAACCCCCAAGCACGTTTAGTCGTAGGAGGAGGTGCAGTTAGTGTATTTTATGAACAGTTACAAGAAAAACTCCCCCAAGGAACAATCGTTTCTGTAGGAGAAGGAGAAACTCTCTTAGAAAAACTGTTACGTCAAGAAGACCTGCTCAGTGAACGTTGTTATATAGTAGGTGAAAATCAACCTCGTCAACGTCTCATTCACGAACAACCCACCCCCCTAGAAAAAGCCGCTTGTGATTATGACTACATCAGCAGTATTTGGCGGGAGTTTGATTATTATCTACTAGAAAATGATTTCTATATCGGTGTTCAAACCAAAAGAGGTTGTCCCCATAACTGTTGCTATTGTATCTATACAGTAGTAGAGGGGAAACAAGTAAGAATTAATCCCAGCGATGAAGTAGTTAAAGAAATCCGTCAACTCTACGATCGCGGGATTCGCAATTTTTGGTTTACTGATGCGCAATTTATTCCCGCGCGCAAATTTATCGACGATGCGATCGAATTGTTGGAAAAGATAGTAGATTCTGGTATGACGGATATACATTGGGCTGCTTATATCCGCGCTGATAACCTCAATCCTAAACTCTGTGAATTGATGGTTAAAACAGGTATGAACTACTTTGAAATCGGGATCACCAGTGGTTCACAAGAATTAGTGCGTAAAATGCGTATGGGTTATAATCTACGTACAGTCTTAGCAAATTGTCGGGATTTAAAACAAGCAGGATTTAACGATCTAGTCTCGGTTAATTACTCCTTTAATGTTATCGATGAGACTTATGAGACAATCCGTCAGACTATTGCTTATCATAGAGAATTAGAGCGGATTTTTGGCGCAGAAAAAGTCGAACCAGCTATCTTCTTTATCGGGTTACAACCCCATACTCATTTAGAAGAATACGCTTTTCAACAAAATATCCTTAAACAAGGTTATAATCCTATGAGTTTAATGCCTTGGACGGCTAAAAAACTACTCTGGAATCCTGAGCCTTTAGGATCATTTTTGGGGGAAGTTTGTTTACAAGCTTGGCAACAAAATCCCCTTGACTTTGGTCGAGAAGTGTTTAACATTCTAGAGGATAAATTGGGTTGTGCTGACTTAGAAGAGGCTTTACGTGCTCCTATCCCAGAGACAGCAACTCCAAAAATTTTAACTACTGCGGTAGTGTAAACCAAAGGTATTAGGGATCATTGCTCCCTGATATCTTAATTTATTTTAGATCTAAGTATTATTATGCTCAAAGGATCGATTTTAGAAAAACTTACCACTCGTCATCAGCAACTCAAAAACCCCCTGAATCTTGGTGTTTACTATAAAAATACTTTAGTAGCTTTGTGCCATGCCCTAGAAGACTTTATCCTAGAATCAACAGGAAATCCGCTAGTGTTAGCCGCTTTTCAACGAGGTAAATGGTATCTCCAAGAAGCAGATCGTTATGGAGAATTAGCTCAAAAAGCCTCTGAGATAGTCATTTTAGCTGCTCCTGAGACAGGTTTTACTACTCACCCTACTAGCAATCAGTCTAACGTCTCTCTAGTTAATTTGACCACAGATGATCCAGTAGCTCAAGAATGGCACTTGATGATTTTATCACCTAATTATAGTGCTATGGTGCTATGCCAAGAACTCTCTGAGGAAGATTATGGCATAATAGGACAACCTACCCAAGATTTAGAGCGCAAATTCTACGGGTTTTGGACTTTTGAAGCAGATTTAGTGCAAGAAACTCTCGAACTAGCTCAAGAACATATCGCTAAGTTTAATCTACCACTAGCAGAGAAAATCTCTCAAGAAATAACTCTGATTAATCAAACTACCCAAGTTCCAGAATACGACTTAACCCCTGTTGTCTGTAAAGTCGTAGATTATCTCGAAAGTAGCCAACAAAACCTGTTATTGCCCCACAATTATACTCAGTATGGCTGCACTAAAGACCTAGATTACAACATCTTCTCTAATAAAATGCAAGCCTTCCTACGTATGGCGCAAATAATTGACCAAGCAGACGCAGTTAATCCTAATGCTGCTGCCTCGGTAACTTGTTATGCTGAAGCAATGGGACAGGTACTGGATCTACCTGCTTGGCAAATTAAACGTTTACGTCTAGCAGGATTATTACACCGTCTGCCACCTTTGAAAGGGGTTCAATCTCTAACTACAGATGATGATCCATCCCAATCGGAAGTTTTGAGAATAATGCCCCAATTAGAAGCGATCGCTAAAATTATCACCCATCAAGATGAATGTTGGGATGGCTCAGGGATTCCCGATGGTCTTGCCTATGATAATATCCCCTTAGAATCCCGTATCTTGTCTTTAGTAGCTGATTTTCAAGCTCAATTACTTTATTATCAGCAAGAATCTGACCAATATGGTAAAGCTTTAGCTTACTGTCAACAGAGAGCCTCCACAGTTTATGATCCTAAATTAGTCCAAACTCTAGAACTCTTAGTTTTAGGGTTACAACAAGGTATGGATTTACCTATTAATCAACCTAAAATTGCTTCGGGAATCTGGTTACTAGAAGAAGAGGAACAATTAGCATGAACTTAGAATTAATTCGCACAGGGAAAAGCAAACAACTACCAGGAGTCAATCTCGAAGACGAGAATCTCTCCTATACTCAATTAGAACGAGTTAATTTATCTGGAGCTAATTTAGTAGGAGTCAATCTCTCCCACGCTAACTTAAAAGGAGCTTGTTTAGATGGAGCTAATCTACTCTGTGCTGGTTGTGATTTTGCTGATTTGAGAGCCAATTGTCTCGGGGCTAACTTCATGCAAGCTGATTTAAGTCACGCCGATTTACGAGGTAGTAACTTACGGGGAGCTAATCTGATGGGGGCTAAATTGATTCAAGCCTCCCTAGCAGGAGCTTTTTTAAGTGGAGTTAACTTAACTGGAGTTAATCTGCGCGGGAGTGATTGTCGTGGGGTTGACTTTCGGGGTGCTAACCTCAATAGCGCTAATCTATCTGGGGCTAATTTAGCTGGGGCTAATCTGTCTGGGGCTATTTTAACCGAAGTTAATCTCGAAGAAGCAGATTTACGGGGAGCTAATCTAGCTGGGGCTATTTTAGGGGGCGCTAATTTACTTTGTGCAGAATTAGAGGGAGCTTGTTTAGATGGAGCTAATTTAGACAAAGCTTGTTTAGTGGGTACTATTATAAATAAACAGCTAGTATAATTACTGTTGGTAAAAATACCAAATAGTTATCCATAATCCCTGTGACCAAAAAAATGCCAAGATGGAGAGTCTTTCTCTATCTCATCTCTCAATTTAATTTTAGGCAAAAATTGCCCCGAACTAGTCAAACCTTTTGGTTAATAGTGATAATGGTGGCTTTGCTCTGTTGGCATTGGCAATTATTACTAGCAACCCTGGGGGGAGTTTTGGTTATGCAAGCCATTTATTTTTTCCCCCGTTATCATTGGCGTAGTCTGATTAGCTATTGGGAATCTTGGCGCAGTAGCTCTCATCGTCAATTCAGTTTAGCTGTCTTTGGTGGTGGAGTGGCTTCTGTCGTGGTTTATTTCCTTAGCTCCATTTTTGCTAAAACCGATAATCCCTGGTTAGCTACTGGTGTGATTTTTCAGGGTTTATTGAGTATAGTTACCTGTTTACTCTTGGTTTGGCAACTATTTACTAAAAATAATTATCAATATCAAAGTAATTGGGAACAATGGCTCATAGACTTAACCTCCACCGAAGCACTTAAACGTCTGATAGCAGTAAGAGAATTGAGTAATTTAGCTCAGAGAAAACAACTAAATGCTACTGAATTAGTTCAACTGAGAGAATATCTACAGTTGATGCTTTCGGTAGAAACAGAAGTTGTGGTTAGACAGGCTATTTTAACTAGTTTAGAAACGGTTTTTAAGGTTAATCTTAACATTCCTTTACAAATGCCGTTAAATGTTAAAATAAATCCCTTTTCGATTTATCAGCGTTAACAAAGTGATCCCTAAATAAAAAAAATTTTGGTTAAATAACGACAAAACGATTAGTTTTTGTTATCGTAGAGGTCAAGGCATAACCTTATTTTCAGAAAAATTATGTACTATATTGCTCCTCACACACAAAAATTGAGAGTTTTTTCTCGTTTCTCCCCTGATGTTTTGGGGAATTACCAATAGGGAAAATAGTTCATTAATTGAACAAAAAAAATCCACCAAGATATTGTAAAGGAAGTTACAATCAGAGAGGTCTTTTGCCAATCACTATTCAAGGGCGACTTGAAACAAAAATCGTGCACAATATCTTCTGAATTGAAAACAAAAGGAGAAAGAGGAAAAATAATGACTCAAGCTAATGATCTACTTACAGAAATGAATCCGTCTCAGGAATGGACAGAACTAGTGCTTGATGAAAGCGAAATCATTAACATAGAAGAAGAGTTTGAAGATGCGGTAGCTCAGGTTAATAAGAAAAATCGCAAAGTATCAAACTTGCGTCGCACGGAAACCCCCAAGAAAAAACCCTACACAGAAGACTCGATTCGCATCTACTTACAAGAAATTGGGCGCATTCGTCTGTTACGAGCCGAAGAAGAAATAGAATTAGCTCGTAAAATAGCCGATTTATTAGAGTTAGAACAACAACGAGAGAAACTTTCAGAAGAGCTTAAACGTATCCCCACAGAAAGAGAATGGGCTAAAGCTGTAGAGATGGAATTACCAGCTTTTCGTCGTCGGATGTATCTAGGAAGACGAGCTAAAGAAAAGATGGTGCAGTCTAATCTACGTTTAGTAGTTTCTATCGCTAAAAAATATATGAATCGGGGGTTATCTTTTCAAGACTTGATTCAAGAAGGATCATTAGGATTAATTCGAGCAGCGGAAAAATTTGACCACGAAAAAGGTTATAAATTTTCTACCTATGCGACTTGGTGGATTAGACAAGCCATAACCAGAGCGATCGCTGATCAATCTAGAACAATTCGCTTACCAGTGCATTTGTACGAAACAATCTCGCGCATTAAGAAAACAACTAAAATTCTCTCACAAGAAATGGGGCGTAAACCCACAGAGGAAGAAATCGCTACCCATATGGAAATGACTATAGAGAAATTGCGTTTTATCGCTAAATCAGCTCAATTACCTATTTCTTTAGAAACTCCTATCGGTAAAGAAGAAGATTCACGTTTAGGAGATTTTATCGAAGCAGATGGAGAAACACCAGAAGATGATGTCTCCAAAAACTTACTCAGAGAAGATTTAGAACAAGTTTTAGATAGTTTAAGCCCTCGAGAAAGGGATGTATTAAGGTTACGCTACGGCTTAGATGATGGTAGAATGAAAACCCTAGAAGAAATTGGTCAGATTTTTGATGTAACCAGGGAACGTATTCGCCAAATTGAAGCAAAAGCCTTAAGAAAGCTTCGTCATCCTAATCGCAATAGTATTTTAAAAGAGTATGTACGTTAAATACTTAATTTGATTTTAAACAATGAGTAAAGAAAAAATAGTCGCTATTGTTACAGGAACAATATCTATCCTGTTGGCTGTGATTTATCTAGTCATAGTGCAGATTCTGGATTTACGCACTGAAATGCTACCTGCACCTATGGATTGGTAGTCAGGGGTTAGGTTTTAGGTAGTTAGGTTTTAGGTGTTATTGGTTCTATATGCTATACTCCAAAGCTCCCCTACTCCCTACTCCCTACTCCCTATCTTGACGTTTAGCGTTAGCTTGACTTAAGAGAGATTCAGCAAAAGCGATCGCTTCTGAATCCGCCTTACCGCCACTAAGTTGGGCTAATTCTTCTCGTCGTTGTTGGTGATTAGCTAAATTGGCCACTCGTATCACAGTGCGAGAGTCAAGCATTTGTTTTTCTACGCGCCAATGATGATCAGCCATAGCAGCTACTAAGGGTTGATGGGTAACACATAAAACCTGATGGGTTTTCGAGAGGTAATGTAGCTTATTAGCAATAGATAAGGCTACTTTGCCAGATACTCCTACGTCTATTTCATCAAAAATTAAGGTTTTCCCAGAGGTTTTCGTATTAGCAAAACAAGCTTTCAATGCTAGTAAGAAACGACTCATTTCTCCACCACTAGCGGTATGGGATAGAGGTTGTATCTGTTCCCCTAGATTAGGACTAAAATAATAGAGAATTTGGTCTTGTCCTTGTGCACTAATGCCACTAGGAAGAATTCGACAACTAAAGATAACTTTTTCCATTCCTAAGGGTTTTAATTGCCGAATCAATTCTGTTTCTAATTTAAGAGCTGCTTTTTGTCTGAGTTGGGTTAAGTTTTGACAAGCTTGGTGTAATTGTTCTTCAACTTGATGATATTCTTGTTCAAGATGCTCGATAAATTCGTTATCTTCGCTAAACTTTTGTAATTCTAGCTGAATTTTTTGATGATAAGCGATCGCCTCTTCTAAACTAGGACCATATTTACGACAGATATATTTAAGTTGTTTAATTCTTTCTTCTATTTGTTCGAGATATTGAGGATCTACTTCTAAATTTTCACCATAACGATATATTTGTTGTCCGGCTTCTACTATCTGAGTCAAAGCATTATTAACCATAGTTAAGATAGACTCCTGACTAGGGTCATATTTAACCATATTTTGTAATAAAGCTTCTCCTTCCCCGAGTAAATCAGCAGCAGCTTGTCCTTGTTCGTTTTGATACAGAAGTTGATAGATTTGATAACTTAACTGTTGTAATTCTACTACGTGAGCGAGACGTTGACGCTCTTGTTCAAGTTGTCTAAGTTCATCAGGATTGACTAAATTAACTGTAGCTAATTCTTGGGATTGATACTTAATTAAATCGAGTCTTTGTAAACGTTCTTGTTCTGATTGACGAGAAAGAGCAATTTTTTGACCAATTTTGGCGTATCTATCATAAATATTGCCAACTTTAGCTTTTTGAGTTAGTAAATCTTCCCCTGCGTATAAATCTAATAACTGTCGTTGTTTATCAGGAATCATTAATTCTACAGTTTGTCCTTGAGCAGTAATTTCTAGCAGGCGATCGCGCAACTGTAAAACCAACTGACGGTTAACCAAAACACCATTAATACGAAAACGAGAACGCAGATTATCTTTAGTGAGGATAATGGATCGACTACAGACAACTGTTTCTTCTTCTAGGGGTTCAAGTTCCTGTTGTTGTAGCCATTGCAGTAAGTTAGGATCTATCCTAAAACTAGCCTCAATTTGAGCGCGTTGTTCACCCTGTCTAATCAAACGTTGATTAACCTTACCACCTAAAACAACATCAATAGCGTCTAAGACTATAGATTTACCCGCACCAGTTTCCCCAGTCAGTACGTTTAAACCTGCACTAAATTCTAACTCCAAATAGTCAATAAGAGTAAAATTTTGAATCGTGAGAGAATCAAGCATAAAGTTGTTACAATAGTTCACATATAGCGAGATTTAAAAATAAACTTATGACCCAAATAGAATTGTATCCTATAGAAAAAAAGCCTTCTCAATTAGCAACGGAAGATTGGCGTTATAACCCAGAAAAGATTAATAACTACTATCGTTCTCGTTTTTTCTCAGTATTTGCTCGCTTAATCAAAATTATCACCACCTTTGGTTGGTTCTTTTTTACTCTCTGGTGGGATAAAACTACAGGTCAATTAAATAATAAGCAAAAACAAAGAGCAGCTGATCTCAGAAACGTACTCACCGAATTAGGACCTACCTATATTAAGATAGGACAAGCTCTCTCCACGCGTCCTGATTTAGTTCCCCCTATCTACCTAGAAGAATTAGCCCTATTACAAGATCAGCTTCCCTCTTTTCCCAATGAAGTAGCTTATAAATTTATCGAAGAGGAATTAGGAGCACCTCCAGAAGAAATATACGCCGAACTATCACCTGAACCCCTTGCAGCTGCTTCTCTAGGACAAGTATATAAAGGAAAACTAAAAACTGGTGAAACCGTAGCTGTCAAAGTACAAAGACCTGATTTAATCGGTCGAATTACTTTAGATATTTATATTATGCGCTTACTAGCTAATTGGGCGAAAAATACTTTTAGCCAGATACGTTCAGATTTAGTGGGGATTACCGACGAATTAGCAGCGAGAATCTTTGAAGAGATTAATTACGATCAAGAAGGTCGTAACGCGGAAAGATTCGCCGAACTTTACGGGAATTTACCAGAAATCTATGTACCTTGCATCTATTGGGAATATACCGCACGTCGGGTATTGACCATGGAATGGATTACAGGAACAAAGTTAACTAATATCCAAGCTATTCAAGCTCAAGGTATCGATGCTACCCACTTAGTAGAAGTTGGTGTAGAATGTTCTCTACGTCAATTGTTAGAACATGGTTTCTTTCACGCTGATCCTCACCCTGGTAACCTGTTAGCTATGCCAGACGGGAGACTCGCTTATCTAGATTTTGGTATGATGAGTGATATTAAGCCTTATCA
Coding sequences:
- a CDS encoding pentapeptide repeat-containing protein; translated protein: MNLELIRTGKSKQLPGVNLEDENLSYTQLERVNLSGANLVGVNLSHANLKGACLDGANLLCAGCDFADLRANCLGANFMQADLSHADLRGSNLRGANLMGAKLIQASLAGAFLSGVNLTGVNLRGSDCRGVDFRGANLNSANLSGANLAGANLSGAILTEVNLEEADLRGANLAGAILGGANLLCAELEGACLDGANLDKACLVGTIINKQLV
- a CDS encoding AarF/ABC1/UbiB kinase family protein: MTQIELYPIEKKPSQLATEDWRYNPEKINNYYRSRFFSVFARLIKIITTFGWFFFTLWWDKTTGQLNNKQKQRAADLRNVLTELGPTYIKIGQALSTRPDLVPPIYLEELALLQDQLPSFPNEVAYKFIEEELGAPPEEIYAELSPEPLAAASLGQVYKGKLKTGETVAVKVQRPDLIGRITLDIYIMRLLANWAKNTFSQIRSDLVGITDELAARIFEEINYDQEGRNAERFAELYGNLPEIYVPCIYWEYTARRVLTMEWITGTKLTNIQAIQAQGIDATHLVEVGVECSLRQLLEHGFFHADPHPGNLLAMPDGRLAYLDFGMMSDIKPYQRYGLIEAIVHLVNRDFEALAQDYIKLEFLTPDTDLTPIIPALTEVFNNALGASVAELNFKSITDQMSEMMYEFPFRVPAYYALIIRSMVTLEGIAIGIDPEFKVLSKAYPYVAKRLLTDPAPQLRTSLKELLFKDGSFRWNRLENLLRNAGNSQDYNFDKVVDQGVDFLFSERGSFIRDRLANEIVNAVDTWGQRTWFNWSSLVRQQVGLAVNDLPVELEQNTATMEHLRNIVGILQDTPGYEPMKLINLLNKIVAKSETQQLGQKVVEGLAQKALARVIRRLFLEEYTQSPAKISLPEVALSR
- a CDS encoding radical SAM protein; the encoded protein is MKEKILYLRLPCNPIFPIGVVYLADHIHKQFPGISQKIFDFGTVAPLDYKQALDRCIDEFQPTLLVFSWRDIQIYAPVGGRGGNPLQNAFEFYYAKNPLIKLRGALGGLKVTSAYYGELWRNIGLIKRGWRRAQKYNPQARLVVGGGAVSVFYEQLQEKLPQGTIVSVGEGETLLEKLLRQEDLLSERCYIVGENQPRQRLIHEQPTPLEKAACDYDYISSIWREFDYYLLENDFYIGVQTKRGCPHNCCYCIYTVVEGKQVRINPSDEVVKEIRQLYDRGIRNFWFTDAQFIPARKFIDDAIELLEKIVDSGMTDIHWAAYIRADNLNPKLCELMVKTGMNYFEIGITSGSQELVRKMRMGYNLRTVLANCRDLKQAGFNDLVSVNYSFNVIDETYETIRQTIAYHRELERIFGAEKVEPAIFFIGLQPHTHLEEYAFQQNILKQGYNPMSLMPWTAKKLLWNPEPLGSFLGEVCLQAWQQNPLDFGREVFNILEDKLGCADLEEALRAPIPETATPKILTTAVV
- a CDS encoding metal-dependent phosphohydrolase; this translates as MLKGSILEKLTTRHQQLKNPLNLGVYYKNTLVALCHALEDFILESTGNPLVLAAFQRGKWYLQEADRYGELAQKASEIVILAAPETGFTTHPTSNQSNVSLVNLTTDDPVAQEWHLMILSPNYSAMVLCQELSEEDYGIIGQPTQDLERKFYGFWTFEADLVQETLELAQEHIAKFNLPLAEKISQEITLINQTTQVPEYDLTPVVCKVVDYLESSQQNLLLPHNYTQYGCTKDLDYNIFSNKMQAFLRMAQIIDQADAVNPNAAASVTCYAEAMGQVLDLPAWQIKRLRLAGLLHRLPPLKGVQSLTTDDDPSQSEVLRIMPQLEAIAKIITHQDECWDGSGIPDGLAYDNIPLESRILSLVADFQAQLLYYQQESDQYGKALAYCQQRASTVYDPKLVQTLELLVLGLQQGMDLPINQPKIASGIWLLEEEEQLA
- the recN gene encoding DNA repair protein RecN, encoding MLDSLTIQNFTLIDYLELEFSAGLNVLTGETGAGKSIVLDAIDVVLGGKVNQRLIRQGEQRAQIEASFRIDPNLLQWLQQQELEPLEEETVVCSRSIILTKDNLRSRFRINGVLVNRQLVLQLRDRLLEITAQGQTVELMIPDKQRQLLDLYAGEDLLTQKAKVGNIYDRYAKIGQKIALSRQSEQERLQRLDLIKYQSQELATVNLVNPDELRQLEQERQRLAHVVELQQLSYQIYQLLYQNEQGQAAADLLGEGEALLQNMVKYDPSQESILTMVNNALTQIVEAGQQIYRYGENLEVDPQYLEQIEERIKQLKYICRKYGPSLEEAIAYHQKIQLELQKFSEDNEFIEHLEQEYHQVEEQLHQACQNLTQLRQKAALKLETELIRQLKPLGMEKVIFSCRILPSGISAQGQDQILYYFSPNLGEQIQPLSHTASGGEMSRFLLALKACFANTKTSGKTLIFDEIDVGVSGKVALSIANKLHYLSKTHQVLCVTHQPLVAAMADHHWRVEKQMLDSRTVIRVANLANHQQRREELAQLSGGKADSEAIAFAESLLSQANAKRQDRE
- the rpoD gene encoding RNA polymerase sigma factor RpoD, whose protein sequence is MTQANDLLTEMNPSQEWTELVLDESEIINIEEEFEDAVAQVNKKNRKVSNLRRTETPKKKPYTEDSIRIYLQEIGRIRLLRAEEEIELARKIADLLELEQQREKLSEELKRIPTEREWAKAVEMELPAFRRRMYLGRRAKEKMVQSNLRLVVSIAKKYMNRGLSFQDLIQEGSLGLIRAAEKFDHEKGYKFSTYATWWIRQAITRAIADQSRTIRLPVHLYETISRIKKTTKILSQEMGRKPTEEEIATHMEMTIEKLRFIAKSAQLPISLETPIGKEEDSRLGDFIEADGETPEDDVSKNLLREDLEQVLDSLSPRERDVLRLRYGLDDGRMKTLEEIGQIFDVTRERIRQIEAKALRKLRHPNRNSILKEYVR